A window from Zingiber officinale cultivar Zhangliang chromosome 7A, Zo_v1.1, whole genome shotgun sequence encodes these proteins:
- the LOC122002087 gene encoding probable inactive receptor kinase At5g67200: MFIMLLLKLSLLFLSLPFSTLLAQDDSDASALLVIKAAVDRSHSLPFFPASHHCHWPGVSCALDGRVDGLLLPSSGLTGPLPVGALARLDRLRVLDLQNNSLAGQLPTADLSRLRSLQALFLDRNLFSGPFPDSLLHLPELLAIDLSHNLLGGPLPPALAALEGLFSLRLEDNFFNGSLPAFNQSSLRIFNVSVNNLSGPVPVTAVLASFDPSAFADNPGLCGALLRKECPTYSFFPPAGSPPTAISHTPASINGETLLPGSFSPSGTSHKKTAMAIGLLVAATALIGVFASSLVIKRKNTSRQQGSDIETPGKNTPSNNIASISEINANSFSSEQIDNTSNGGLESLMATSEERTKRIGKNGSLVFCTGDEQLCDVEQLMRASAEKLGRGSIGSTFKAVLDDGSTVTVKRLDKKNLGAAAKEEFEQLMQRVSSLRHPNLVPLRAYFRASEERLIVYDYQPNGSLCSLVHGSKSTSKPLHWTSCLKIADDVVQGLAYLHETCGLVHGNIKPSNVLLGSDFEARLTDYCLSFFLQPSDNQSVSPGYQSPDIESHRQPVPSSDIYAFGVLLMEILTGKPHSEHPVLTASDLSVWVQSVREEGMIEEQLKMIVDIASACKRSPAELRPNASQVLNMIHQVKEAATQEDDAKSTSSI, from the exons ATGTTCATAATGCTCCTTCTTAAACTatcccttctctttctctccctCCCCTTTTCCACCCTCCTCGCCCAGGACGACTCCGACGCCAGCGCCCTGCTCGTCATCAAGGCTGCCGTCGACCGATCCCACAGCCTCCCCTTCTTCCCCGCCTCCCACCACTGCCACTGGCCCGGCGTCTCATGCGCCCTCGACGGACGAGTCGACGGCCTCCTCCTCCCCTCCTCCGGCCTCACCGGCCCCCTCCCCGTCGGCGCCCTCGCCCGCCTCGACCGCCTCCGCGTCCTCGACCTCCAAAACAACTCCCTCGCCGGCCAGCTACCCACCGCCGACCTCTCCCGCCTCAGATCTCTCCAGGCCCTCTTCCTCGACCGCAACCTCTTCTCCGGCCCCTTCCCTGACTCCCTTCTGCACCTCCCCGAACTCCTCGCGATCGACCTGTCGCACAACCTCCTCGGCGGGCCTCTACCCCCGGCGCTCGCCGCTCTCGAGGGACTCTTCTCGCTCCGCCTCGAGGACAACTTCTTCAACGGTTCGCTCCCAGCTTTCAACCAGTCGTCGCTCAGGATCTTCAATGTCTCCGTCAACAACCTGTCCGGCCCTGTCCCCGTCACCGCCGTGCTCGCCTCCTTCGATCCCTCGGCTTTCGCCGACAATCCCGGCCTCTGCGGCGCGCTCCTGCGGAAGGAATGCCCTACGTACAGTTTCTTTCCTCCGGCAGGCAGTCCACCAACCGCCATCTCCCATACTCCCGCCTCCATCAACGGGGAAACCCTGCTCCCTGGCTCATTTTCACCTTCAGGAACTTCCCACAAGAAGACTGCTATGGCTATTGGGCTCTTAGTCGCCGCAACTGCGTTAATTGGGGTTTTTGCATCTTCGTTGGTCATTAAAAGGAAGAACACATCGAGACAGCAAGGTAGTGATATCGAGACGCCGGGGAAGAACACACCGAGCAACAACATTGCCAGCATCTCCGAGATCAATGCTAACAGCTTCAGCAGCGAACAGATTGACAACACCAGCAATGGCGGCCTGGAGTCGCTGATGGCAACATCGGAAGAGAGGACGAAGAGAATAGGAAAAAACGGATCTTTGGTGTTCTGCACCGGCGACGAGCAGCTCTGCGATGTGGAACAGCTGATGAGAGCTTCAGCGGAAAAGCTGGGGAGAGGGAGCATCGGATCAACGTTCAAGGCCGTCCTCGACGATGGATCGACCGTCACCGTAAAGAGGCTGGACAAGAAGAATCTTGGGGCCGCCGCAAAGGAGGAGTTTGAGCAACTTATGCAGAGAGTGAGCAGTCTGCGGCATCCAAATTTGGTGCCTTTACGGGCATATTTCCGAGCAAGCGAAGAGAGGCTCATTGTTTATGATTACCAGCCAAATGGTAGTTTATGCTCCCTTGTTCACG GTTCCAAGTCCACATCTAAGCCTCTTCACTGGACCTCATGTCTAAAGATAGCGGATGATGTGGTGCAAGGCCTTGCATACCTTCACGAAACTTGCGGCTTGGTGCACGGCAACATAAAGCCTTCCAATGTTCTTCTCGGATCAGATTTCGAAGCTCGCCTCACAGACTATTGTCTCTCATTTTTTCTGCAACCATCAGACAATCAAAGTGTAAGCCCAGGATATCAATCACCTGACATTGAGTCTCACCGACAGCCGGTGCCAAGTTCCGACATCTATGCTTTCGGTGTATTGCTCATGGAGATCCTCACAGGCAAACCACATTCAGAGCATCCAGTTCTTACGGCATCTGATCTCTCCGTTTGGGTTCAATCAGTAAGGGAAGAGGGAATGATTGAAGAGCAACTCAAGATGATCGTTGATATTGCCTCAGCCTGCAAACGTTCTCCAGCAGAGTTGAGGCCAAATGCCTCGCAAGTCCTAAACATGATTCATCAAGTGAAGGAGGCTGCGACACAAGAAGATGACGCCAAGTCAACGAGTAGCATATAA
- the LOC122002088 gene encoding filament-like plant protein 7 isoform X2 translates to MESKTWIWNRKSTGKNIEKGKTLKLEKSIENLNEQLSSVRSESNAKDDLLAKQAKVAEEAISGWEKAEARALALQKQLDDALLQKKMAEERSVEQDTELQEFRQQLCVVKEDQQLIVNNASMKISRELEKTRMVEQRLVGTNKKLAELVTENGNLKRILEAKEQLLAEMNEAKSNLEKNFTDVVSRLDASGKLNVSLNYEVCVLQKELEIRNEERDFNRRSTDAAHRQHLESIKKIAKLEAECQRLRVMVRKRLPGPAALAKMRNEVEVLGYDELSKDASSVVKKLHAIDNENKVLKETLTKKTNELQASRIMFARTASKLSQAETQLEDFSRGKTSYELAKSSPMSYNLPCSSISEHGGNEDNLSSAESWASALISELEHFKSGKPSAPSCKSVAISDLSLMDDFVEMEKLAIITVDKHFDSSRSVIGDNNLCVATKDSEAECKDLVALMEAPDYKYSSLENYPIWLQDILRVIVQKHHIMQKSFHAILEDVQSALGNWDSSIVAKSYSEKVIKTKNTLSDSVDGAITTDSPNRKRSSRCCESDLEKSVHKLVELVEGIIQKSNESKTGQGISSGDDDGPSLHDNFASENGYTARTFLWEISNLTSILQNFIAACNDLLTGKIDLQKLTEEISSTLDLIISHSFSIQDVTDTKVTIRKHMAVDESYSEHGLKSVSVSNGLPILFRVENLESKLKDENDPLKSEILSIKSERKDLEDILKTFSAQNEALKAQLRESEAKVSNSQKEIGILKKTREQNEEQIENKKSINEDLAAKLAFAEDELNEALQKFASLEVQLAQRNNCCEELEATCLELQLELERNVV, encoded by the exons ATGGAGAGCAAGACGTGGATATGGAATAGGAAGTCCACAGGGAAGAACATTGAG AAAGGGAAGACCCTGAAGTTGGAGAAATCTATAGAAAACTTGAACGAACAACTATCTTCTGTCCGCAGCGAGTCCAATGCTAAAGATGATCTTTTGGCAAAGCAAGCAAAAGTAGCTGAGGAAGCAATTTcag GATGGGAAAAAGCAGAAGCTCGAGCTCTTGCTTTACAGAAACAATTGGATGATGCCTTGCTTCAGAAGAAAATGGCAGAAGAAAGATCAGTCGAACAGGATACAGAATTACAAGAATTCAGGCAGCAACTATGTGTTGTCAAGGAAGATCAGCAGCTCATAGTTAACAATGCTTCCATGAAAATATCAAGAGAACTGGAGAAGACACGCATGGTAGAACAAAGGTTGGTCGGGACAAATAAGAAGCTCGCTGAATTGGTCACTGAAAATGGAAACCTGAAAAGAATCCTAGAGGCCAAAGAACAGTTGCTTGCAGAGATGAATGAGGCTAAATCAAATCTGGAAAAAAACTTTACTGATGTGGTGTCCAGACTTGATGCTTCAGGGAAACTCAATGTGTCTCTGAATTATGAGGTCTGTGTGCTTCAGAAGGAGCTTGAGATTCGAAATGAGGAAAGGGACTTCAACCGGCGATCAACTGATGCTGCTCATAGGCAGCACCTAGAGAGCATCAAGAAGATTGCAAAGCTTGAAGCTGAGTGCCAACGGTTGCGGGTCATGGTTCGCAAGCGCTTGCCAGGGCCAGCAGCTTTAGCTAAAATGAGAAACGAGGTCGAGGTGTTGGGTTATGATGAATTAAGCAAGGATGCGTCTTCTGTTGTCAAGAAACTTCATGCAATTGACAATGAAAACAAGGTGCTCAAAGAAACACTGACCAAGAAAACCAATGAACTTCAAGCATCACGCATCATGTTCGCACGCACTGCATCCAAGCTTTCTCAGGCTGAGACCCAACTTGAAGATTTTTCTAGAGGAAAAACAAGCTATGAACTAGCAAAGAGCAGTCCGATGTCGTATAACCTGCCATGTTCTTCCATTTCAGAGCATGGTGGCAATGAAGACAATCTTAGTTCTGCCGAATCATGGGCTTCTGCTTTAATTTCTGAGCTGGAGCACTTTAAAAGTGGGAAACCAAGTGCTCCATCATGCAAAAGTGTTGCAATATCAGATTTAAGTTTGATGGATGATTTTGTTGAGATGGAGAAATTAGCAATAATCACTGTGGATAAACATTTTGATAGCTCACGCAGTGTGATTGGTGATAACAATTTATGTGTGGCCACTAAAGATTCCGAAGCAGAATGCAAGGATCTTGTTGCTCTCATGGAAGCCCCTGATTATAAGTATTCGTCGCTTGAGAACTATCCTATTTGGCTTCAGGACATTCTGAGGGTTATTGTACAAAAGCATCATATCATGCAAAAAAGTTTCCATGCCATTCTTGAAGATGTTCAAAGTGCTCTAGGTAATTGGGATTCTTCTATTGTTGCAAAATCCTACAGCGAGAAAGTTATAAAAACCAAAAACACTTTGTCAGATTCAGTCGATGGAGCCATCACCACAGACTCACCAAACAGAAAAAGGAGTTCCCGATGTTGTGAGTCTGACTTGGAGAAATCAGTTCACAAGCTTGTGGAACTAGTTGAAGGGATCATTCAGAAAAGTAATGAGAGTAAAACTGGTCAAGGCATATCATCTGGAGATGATGATGGTCCTTCTTTACATGATAATTTTGCATCAGAAAATGGATATACAGCTCGAACATTTCTATGGGAAATATCCAATCTCACTTCTATTTTACAGAATTTTATAGCAGCATGCAATGATCTATTGACTGGTAAGATTGATCTTCAAAAGCTGACAGAAGAGATTTCTTCAACACTCGACTTAATTATAAGTCATTCTTTTTCAATTCAAGATGTTACAGACACAAAAGTCACTATTAGGAAACATATGGCTGTTGATGAATCATACAGTGAGCATGGACTTAAATCTGTATCGGTATCAAATGGTCTACCCATCTTGTTCAGGGTGGAAAATTTGGAATCCAAACTGAAGGATGAAAATGATCCACTAAAATCTGAGATTCTTAGTATCAAGTCTGAAAGGAAAGATTTGGAGGACATTCTAAAAACATTTAGTGCTCAGAATGAAGCACTGAAAGCTCAGCTGCGGGAATCAGAAGCAAAAGTTTCAAATTCACAGAAAGAAATTGGAATACTTAAGAAAACCAGGGAGCAGAATGAAGAAcagattgaaaataaaaaatccaTTAACGAAGACCTTGCGGCTAAGTTAGCGTTTGCAGAGGATGAATTGAATGAAGCTCTTCAAAAGTTTGCATCCCTTGAAGTCCAACTTGCTCAGAGAAACAACTGCTGTGAAGAATTGGAGGCAACTTGCCTTGAACTACAGCTAGAGTTAGAAAG GAATGTGGTATAA
- the LOC122002088 gene encoding filament-like plant protein 7 isoform X1: MESKTWIWNRKSTGKNIEKGKTLKLEKSIENLNEQLSSVRSESNAKDDLLAKQAKVAEEAISGWEKAEARALALQKQLDDALLQKKMAEERSVEQDTELQEFRQQLCVVKEDQQLIVNNASMKISRELEKTRMVEQRLVGTNKKLAELVTENGNLKRILEAKEQLLAEMNEAKSNLEKNFTDVVSRLDASGKLNVSLNYEVCVLQKELEIRNEERDFNRRSTDAAHRQHLESIKKIAKLEAECQRLRVMVRKRLPGPAALAKMRNEVEVLGYDELSKDASSVVKKLHAIDNENKVLKETLTKKTNELQASRIMFARTASKLSQAETQLEDFSRGKTSYELAKSSPMSYNLPCSSISEHGGNEDNLSSAESWASALISELEHFKSGKPSAPSCKSVAISDLSLMDDFVEMEKLAIITVDKHFDSSRSVIGDNNLCVATKDSEAECKDLVALMEAPDYKYSSLENYPIWLQDILRVIVQKHHIMQKSFHAILEDVQSALGNWDSSIVAKSYSEKVIKTKNTLSDSVDGAITTDSPNRKRSSRCCESDLEKSVHKLVELVEGIIQKSNESKTGQGISSGDDDGPSLHDNFASENGYTARTFLWEISNLTSILQNFIAACNDLLTGKIDLQKLTEEISSTLDLIISHSFSIQDVTDTKVTIRKHMAVDESYSEHGLKSVSVSNGLPILFRVENLESKLKDENDPLKSEILSIKSERKDLEDILKTFSAQNEALKAQLRESEAKVSNSQKEIGILKKTREQNEEQIENKKSINEDLAAKLAFAEDELNEALQKFASLEVQLAQRNNCCEELEATCLELQLELERASSDETPKHIMRPEDKQIQMECGIIAATEKLTACQETILNLGKQLKALASADDGPLFDKAISTTVKSNHHRLQLLDHMREEENPSTKPPHLLIPASENTNLSHKISLRSIVQMSPENNASDKDQGEVNEGMLMIMAKKQDGGASLLRKLLMQRRRKSSTRLELPMGAQ; the protein is encoded by the exons ATGGAGAGCAAGACGTGGATATGGAATAGGAAGTCCACAGGGAAGAACATTGAG AAAGGGAAGACCCTGAAGTTGGAGAAATCTATAGAAAACTTGAACGAACAACTATCTTCTGTCCGCAGCGAGTCCAATGCTAAAGATGATCTTTTGGCAAAGCAAGCAAAAGTAGCTGAGGAAGCAATTTcag GATGGGAAAAAGCAGAAGCTCGAGCTCTTGCTTTACAGAAACAATTGGATGATGCCTTGCTTCAGAAGAAAATGGCAGAAGAAAGATCAGTCGAACAGGATACAGAATTACAAGAATTCAGGCAGCAACTATGTGTTGTCAAGGAAGATCAGCAGCTCATAGTTAACAATGCTTCCATGAAAATATCAAGAGAACTGGAGAAGACACGCATGGTAGAACAAAGGTTGGTCGGGACAAATAAGAAGCTCGCTGAATTGGTCACTGAAAATGGAAACCTGAAAAGAATCCTAGAGGCCAAAGAACAGTTGCTTGCAGAGATGAATGAGGCTAAATCAAATCTGGAAAAAAACTTTACTGATGTGGTGTCCAGACTTGATGCTTCAGGGAAACTCAATGTGTCTCTGAATTATGAGGTCTGTGTGCTTCAGAAGGAGCTTGAGATTCGAAATGAGGAAAGGGACTTCAACCGGCGATCAACTGATGCTGCTCATAGGCAGCACCTAGAGAGCATCAAGAAGATTGCAAAGCTTGAAGCTGAGTGCCAACGGTTGCGGGTCATGGTTCGCAAGCGCTTGCCAGGGCCAGCAGCTTTAGCTAAAATGAGAAACGAGGTCGAGGTGTTGGGTTATGATGAATTAAGCAAGGATGCGTCTTCTGTTGTCAAGAAACTTCATGCAATTGACAATGAAAACAAGGTGCTCAAAGAAACACTGACCAAGAAAACCAATGAACTTCAAGCATCACGCATCATGTTCGCACGCACTGCATCCAAGCTTTCTCAGGCTGAGACCCAACTTGAAGATTTTTCTAGAGGAAAAACAAGCTATGAACTAGCAAAGAGCAGTCCGATGTCGTATAACCTGCCATGTTCTTCCATTTCAGAGCATGGTGGCAATGAAGACAATCTTAGTTCTGCCGAATCATGGGCTTCTGCTTTAATTTCTGAGCTGGAGCACTTTAAAAGTGGGAAACCAAGTGCTCCATCATGCAAAAGTGTTGCAATATCAGATTTAAGTTTGATGGATGATTTTGTTGAGATGGAGAAATTAGCAATAATCACTGTGGATAAACATTTTGATAGCTCACGCAGTGTGATTGGTGATAACAATTTATGTGTGGCCACTAAAGATTCCGAAGCAGAATGCAAGGATCTTGTTGCTCTCATGGAAGCCCCTGATTATAAGTATTCGTCGCTTGAGAACTATCCTATTTGGCTTCAGGACATTCTGAGGGTTATTGTACAAAAGCATCATATCATGCAAAAAAGTTTCCATGCCATTCTTGAAGATGTTCAAAGTGCTCTAGGTAATTGGGATTCTTCTATTGTTGCAAAATCCTACAGCGAGAAAGTTATAAAAACCAAAAACACTTTGTCAGATTCAGTCGATGGAGCCATCACCACAGACTCACCAAACAGAAAAAGGAGTTCCCGATGTTGTGAGTCTGACTTGGAGAAATCAGTTCACAAGCTTGTGGAACTAGTTGAAGGGATCATTCAGAAAAGTAATGAGAGTAAAACTGGTCAAGGCATATCATCTGGAGATGATGATGGTCCTTCTTTACATGATAATTTTGCATCAGAAAATGGATATACAGCTCGAACATTTCTATGGGAAATATCCAATCTCACTTCTATTTTACAGAATTTTATAGCAGCATGCAATGATCTATTGACTGGTAAGATTGATCTTCAAAAGCTGACAGAAGAGATTTCTTCAACACTCGACTTAATTATAAGTCATTCTTTTTCAATTCAAGATGTTACAGACACAAAAGTCACTATTAGGAAACATATGGCTGTTGATGAATCATACAGTGAGCATGGACTTAAATCTGTATCGGTATCAAATGGTCTACCCATCTTGTTCAGGGTGGAAAATTTGGAATCCAAACTGAAGGATGAAAATGATCCACTAAAATCTGAGATTCTTAGTATCAAGTCTGAAAGGAAAGATTTGGAGGACATTCTAAAAACATTTAGTGCTCAGAATGAAGCACTGAAAGCTCAGCTGCGGGAATCAGAAGCAAAAGTTTCAAATTCACAGAAAGAAATTGGAATACTTAAGAAAACCAGGGAGCAGAATGAAGAAcagattgaaaataaaaaatccaTTAACGAAGACCTTGCGGCTAAGTTAGCGTTTGCAGAGGATGAATTGAATGAAGCTCTTCAAAAGTTTGCATCCCTTGAAGTCCAACTTGCTCAGAGAAACAACTGCTGTGAAGAATTGGAGGCAACTTGCCTTGAACTACAGCTAGAGTTAGAAAG AGCTTCATCTGATGAAACTCCAAAACATATCATGCGCCCAGAAGACAAGCAAATCCAGATG GAATGTGGTATAATTGCAGCGACAGAAAAACTTACCGCTTGCCAGGAAACTATCCTAAATCTAGGGAAGCAGTTGAAAGCATTGGCATCAGCAGATGATGGACCTTTATTCGACAAGGCGATATCTACAACCGTGAAGTCCAACCATCATCGCCTGCAGTTGCTTGACCATATGAGAGAAGAGGAAAATCCATCGACCAAACCACCACATCTGCTAATTCCAGCTTCCGAAAACACAAACCTCAGCCATAAAATCTCATTGAGGAGTATAGTTCAGATGTCACCGGAGAATAATGCTTCCGACAAGGACCAAGGCGAGGTCAATGAAGGAATGCTCATGATTATGGCTAAGAAACAAGATGGAGGTGCAAGTCTGCTGAGAAAACTTTTGAtgcaaaggagaagaaaaagCAGCACAAGGCTTGAACTTCCAATGGGTGCTCAATAG